Genomic DNA from Schistocerca gregaria isolate iqSchGreg1 chromosome 4, iqSchGreg1.2, whole genome shotgun sequence:
cATTTTGTTGCCAAAGCCTTCTGGTCGCATCCGCACTGGTGTTGAAGTCAAGTCCACAGCCAACTTACAGACAGTAGTGGTCACTTAAGCGTTACCTCACCCTGAGGAACTCGTGAACAGGCTTGGAGCAGgatgttacttttctaagatacATTTGCATGATACCTACTTGCAGATTCCATTGGATGAAAAATCACAGAATGTGTTTcatgtaaatacacacttaggactgttcaaatatttacgttttCCCTTCGGCAGTTCTTCTGCACCCGCCATTTTTCGTCGTTACTTGGAACAGTTGACTGCAAAGGTGCCATTTTGTTAAAACTGCTTTGACGATATTGTCGTCATAGGTTGTACAcgagaggaacacattgccaatttgagCACTCTTTTttgagtgttgtcagaagcaggactcaagtgtcgcCTCGAAAAGGGTGACTTTCTTTAAACTGAACAACACTACTTAGGTCacgtgataaacagtcagggtgtgcacccccTCCAACTTCATTTGCTTGTAATCTGTGACCTGACTGTTCCTCGCagtgtgtctgaactgcagtcagtactaggcaaaaTGACATACTACATCCGGTTCATACCGAGAGCCACTCAGATCACGGCTCCATTGCATCACTTGCGTCACAAAAATGTGCTTTTTGTGTGGATTGTCAAGATGcgcttcagaaactcaaaaatgctttgcttagtgacagatgtttagtacaTTTTGACTCTGCTAAGCCGATAGTTTTGCAAGTCGACGAGTCTTTCTACGGAATCGACGctgtgctttcacacagaattaaGTGTACAAGACAGACCTACTGCTTTTGCCTCGAAGTTGATAAcgcaaactcagtgcaattattctcatgTTGAAAAAGAAACTCTCACTATTGTGTATGATGTAACAGTTATATAACAATTTGTATCGTCGCAAGTTCTGTTCAGTGACAGATCacgagcctttgcagtccttgtttcatccttcAACGCCGTTTCTTACACGCATTGCCAAAAAATTGCAAATCGCAGtttcagtatgaaattgtgtacagacttCCGGCGAAGCATGGCAATTCAGACGCTGTATCtctcgtcttccgattggcccagactctgattttgacgCATATGCCTCATCTTGTGGCCAAATCAACTCTGAATTGTTGGAATcctttcccttgcactacagaaaaattgcacaggccacggaaacaGACCCacatctcaagattttgttgcattacatttgcacggcttggcctcgttcattgaacagtgTACAGAAATCAGTTATTCGCCAatattttgcacgtcggcataacgTTACAATTCAACAGTGTGTGATTCTAGTTAAAAATGACGATGGACAACCGCGTGTGCTTATTCCCatagtgttgcaaaaggatgtgttgcgggTGCTCCACCAAGGACGTTGGAGAATTGTTCGCACTAAACGGTTAGCGCGACGGcgctgtacttggcagggcatggacgcccacattgaaAATGTGATGTCACAATGTCGCGCATGCGCGGAGAACCAATCCGCTCCGCCACAGATTTTCTCAGCTTGCCTAAGACTcacattgactttgcaggaccattttggaacactcatagtggtagactctttttAGCATGTTTCCATTTGCGATGCCTATGAACTCCACCACGTCACGTAGCACCATTCATCCGGTGTCCTACATAGTTTGCACAGAAGGTTGGCCAGAAGTACTTGTTTTGGACAACGGAGTACAGGTTCACTTCGTCATGTGactctgaacagttttgtgaacgaaatggcattcgtcatctaacaagtgctccgtctcACCCGCAGTCCAACAGATAAGCAGAACATTTCGTACGGACTTTCAAGCAACAAATGGCCAAGCTTCGCACTGCCCACACGTGGGAATAGGAGCTGCAACTCTTTCACACCTCCTATCGCTCCCATCCGCGAGACGGAACATCACTGGCGGAACTTCAGCATGGCCGCCAACGTCGGccgctgctacacttgctacacccaccgcaGCATCCGGCGTCGCCAGTGGTCTACAAGTATCGCTTTGCGCCGagcgatcttgttcttttcagggtttatggcaaccgtGGGCGCTGGGAAAGAGGCGTCGTCCAGCAACGCATTggctcttgtatgtatttgattgcaggtcccaatggtttgcagcgccgccaccagaaccaaattcgcgCATGTATTTTGTCCCATCATTCTGCTGCTTTTGTTCCCTCAGATTCACGGCTTCATGGGATTGCGCAGCCTTATCAGTCGCCTGCTGGTGCTACCAGGGCACCTCAAGAGGAGTGAATGGACGACGGGCCTTGACCCCGCCGCCCCCACTTGTCGACTCCATTTACCTGGACCAACCATCgccatcgccgtcgccgtcgctgTCATCGCCCCAGGACCAGCCCTCAGACCTGGACGtatgccctggcagcagttttctggagcacgtccctgttgcctcgcaagccagatGGTGTGGTACAGTCGGGAGTATGCTGTCTTCCACAGCTACAGCTTGTAGCTCATCTCAACGTCCAGGGACCTGGCTCTCTCCCCATTGTCGTTCACAGCCTCATTACATGACAGTGGTGCGGCATATGGTGGGGAGTGGGGGGAGGAaagtgctggcataagctgtcgccagtaCATCAGACAGCAAATAGGTTGCAAGAAGATCgacagaggccaaagacagactcgcaagaaacgtgccgccaacgccctctctacATCTGTATTTAGATTACTGCCACAGACCGAatagtcagtcagtcatccagtgagacACCAAGTCGAGGCATCAGTCACAGCCCAGTCGCAGAGAGTCAGTTAGCacctagcgaccagagtagtgtacatgACACACTTGTACTTCATCAGACTAACGTGGACTGTTATGGAACAGCTTGTACCATAGCAACTAGCTTAAGTGAAGTAGCTTTCtcattcttatgaataaagaacccagttaatacatGTATgcagttgtgttacagaaagaggataccggacaccaaacaacatcctctccttgcatcctctggtacaagcctacagtgacaacgatacgacacaaaaattaATGCCAGCCACCTTTGGCCGATATCCGAAGCTATAACGAGGTAATTCTGGCAGAATCGTCAAAGCTGCGGCCCCCCTACCTTCCTTCCCCATAAAAAGTACTTCTCTGCAATTTTCTTCTACACATATGTAGGAAATTTGATAATTTGTGAAGTAGGTTGGATAAAAGTGAAGCGTTATGGAATAAAGTTACTCAGATCAGTTATATAGACGAAAAACGTAGCActcaacaaattaaatgtatcgtTGTAGTAAATATATAGCAAATTGCACAGACTTTCTTATAtaattgaaagtaaaacaaaatctatgTTTTATTGTTTGTGGGAGCTATCCTACATTGGTGTTATCATGGTGTACAGTAAAGAACAGACTTATTTGCTCCTGTTAGATTATTAACAGTGTATCAGTCAgtaacaggaaagaaaagaaaaaggcctAAGGGTTACACATACCTTTCCACCCTATGAGCGCAGTAAACTTATTGATAATGTCACCCTAAGTGAAATTTAGCAGCTGCATCGTATTCTGTCGACAAGATAGCTGATTAAGTAGTTTTTCATCatctttaatttgctgaaactgctTTGAAATTGTCATAAATATCCTCAAAGCTATTTTGATGTATGGAAAAGCATTTCGTAACCTATagttagaaaaaaaatctgaatatccAAATGGGAATACTTGTCAGTACTCTTCCTCAACTCTTTCTACTGTAATTTTAAAGCAGCTGTTTCATGTAACTAGCTCTGCTGTAGTGATATATCTCTTAAGCTTAAACAGCTTCACTTCAGTACTCACTTGACAAAAAATCGAGAAAAATATGAAACCTTCGGTTAATAAGCATATTATTTGCTTCAAGACCTGGCGCTAACATTTGAGGTCCTACAATACTGTTTCGAAGTAGCTGCAAAACTCCATTATTGAACATGAGTTAGCTACGTAGGCAGCAGATGTATGAACCAAGTGCACTGTTGACACATAACGCCGGCCGGggtcgccaagcggttctaggcgctacagtctggaaccgagcgaccgctacggtagcaggttcgaatcttgcatcgggcatggatttgtgtgatatccttaggttatttaggtttaattagttctaagttctaggggactgatgacctcagaagttaagtctcatagtgctcagagccatttaaaccatttttttgacacgTAACCGAAATGAAACCTGTTCGATGGTAGTTATGTTTTTGTATGCTACTTGGATGAAATGACAATGTGACAACAGCATGCATTTTCAGTCTCGTGCGAGGGCAAGGATTCTCGCAGGCACAATGTGGCAGAACGTGGGGCAGGAATGCTGTGTGCCTCTCCCCGTTAATTCTTAAAATGCCTATAGCCCGGATTTTCACTCGCATCACATTCCGTGTTCGGGAGCCATGTGGTTGAAACTCGTTTTTTCTCACAGTGATTTTAACAAGAATCAAGTAGATTGTTTGTTGAAAATGTACCTTATTAAGTAAGGAAGAGAAGCCATAAATCAAACAGTTAGGCACATAGCTACCAATtacaatgttacacacacacatcacaaaaagctGTCAGTTCACTTTTGGATTAACTACAGtatttgtccgcccccggtagctgagtggtcagagcgacagaatatctatcctaagggcctgggttcgattctcggctgggtcggagattttatccggtcagggactgggtgttctgttgtcttaatcaccatcattttatccccatcgacgcgcaaatcgccgaagtggcgtcaaatcgaaagacttgcacccggcgaacggtctacctgacgggaggccgtagtcacacgacatttatttactacAGTActtagtggttcaaaatggttcaaatggctctgagtactatgggacttaacatctgaggtcatcagtcccctagaacttagaactacttaaacctaagtaacgtaaggacatctcacacatccatgcccgaggcaggattcgaacctgcgaccgtagtggtcgagcgcttccagactgaagcgcctggaaccgctcggccacaccgaccggcagtacCTCGTGGATTTGCTTTATATTTACAACAGTATAACTATCATATTTAATAGTTTTCTAGAGTTTTTTAAAGAAGTGTGACATAAATGAAGGTTACGTAACAAAGAATTCGGAGCAATTCCCCATCAATGAAAATTAAGGCGAGCTGTCACTGATCCAAGGTATACTGGGAAGAATGCAACACAACTGTGCGCTGCCATTTCGGAAGCAACTGGCAGGGCTGTGTTGGCTCAGACAGTACGTTCCCATTTCCTAAAGACTGATTTACCATCTAGGTGTCCATTAGGATCAATATCTTCTCACGCTCACGGTGGTGAAGGATTTGTACTGAACATCCGGAATGAAACATGAAACCTGGACGAGTGGTGTAGGAATCTCTACGTCAACGAGTAGAGTACCTGTCTGGAGCCTTATGATTattgctagaatgagattttcactctgtagcggagtgagcgatgatatgaaacttcctgacagattaaaattgtgtgccggaccgagactcgaattccttacctttgccttttgcgggcaagtgctctaccatctgagttacccaagcacgactcacggcccgtcttcacagctttacttctgccagtacctcgtctcctaccttctgaactttacagaagctctcctgcgatggggcgtgagtcatgcttgggtagctcagatggtagagcacttgcccgcgaaaggcaaaggtcccgacttcgagtttcggtccggcacacagttttaatctgtcatgaagatTCTTATGATTATTGTTCAAGAATGTGCAAGCGGCCTTGTACCAATGCGCCTCTCAGGCACGCGGCTCCACAGGTTCCATAAGGTGACGGTCAGTAACGGTTTTGGCTGGTACTAAGCGCGGATGAAGTACGCCTCTCAGTGCAACCGACAGTAATTTGAGGGCTGCACGATCATCGGACAGGATCCTCCAAGCTGTTGTACGGCGCTACAGTCAATATTTCGTCGATGAGTTCGTTTTTTCTAAACTAGGATACTTGAGTACACCGCATCCAATCGTGAACACCTCACCTTGCTCCAGGAGGCCAAAACCCACCGAATGGAAAGACCCATTCTATATGTTGATATGAGCCCACATGAGCATGTTTAGGACCAGTTGAAATTTGCAGTGCACCGTCGCAGAAACTATCCTCACAGAAGAGCCACCGTCGAAGAGCGGTAAAATTTGACTACCTTGTGGACAGCATGCTAAGGAGGCTCCAAGCGCATGGCGTGGAGCATCACTGTACTgatgtgtgaatt
This window encodes:
- the LOC126267158 gene encoding uncharacterized protein LOC126267158 — encoded protein: MLLTFTIFILNVYILISQFGYPGDEHISPNGSASVVVTAVCFTSAVQRAALIFTASWDCAALSVACWCYQGTSRGVNGRRALTPPPPLVDSIYLDQPSPSPSPSLSSPQDQPSDLDVCPGSSFLEHVPVASQARWCGTVGSMLSSTATACSSSQRPGTWLSPHCRSQPHYMTVVRHMVGSGGRKVLA